Proteins encoded within one genomic window of Haladaptatus sp. QDMS2:
- a CDS encoding GNAT family N-acetyltransferase — translation MARPTVNPPEVLEFHVVTPDRWEDFETLFGESGACDGCWCMWNRQTQAEYNANRGAANRQQMHDIIHDDGRPGILAFLDGEPAGWCSVAPRETFGRLARSPVMKPIDDTLVWSIVCFYVDRAARGRGLTVALLEAAKEYVREQGGSVLEGYPVDPQGERVSPTSAWYGFASAFAEAGFVEVARRKKTRPIVRFDLDAT, via the coding sequence ATGGCGCGTCCCACCGTAAATCCGCCCGAAGTCCTCGAATTCCACGTCGTCACGCCCGACCGCTGGGAGGACTTCGAGACCCTGTTCGGCGAGAGCGGGGCCTGTGACGGCTGCTGGTGTATGTGGAACCGACAGACACAAGCGGAGTACAACGCGAACCGCGGCGCGGCAAACCGCCAGCAGATGCACGACATCATCCACGACGACGGAAGACCGGGTATCCTCGCATTTCTCGATGGGGAACCGGCGGGCTGGTGCTCGGTCGCCCCACGCGAGACATTTGGCAGACTCGCCCGTTCGCCCGTCATGAAGCCCATAGACGACACGCTCGTCTGGTCCATCGTATGCTTCTACGTCGACCGCGCCGCGCGTGGGAGGGGACTCACCGTCGCCCTCCTCGAAGCCGCAAAAGAGTACGTCCGCGAGCAGGGTGGCTCCGTGCTCGAAGGCTACCCAGTGGACCCGCAGGGCGAGCGCGTTTCACCCACCTCGGCGTGGTACGGCTTTGCGAGCGCGTTCGCGGAGGCGGGGTTCGTCGAAGTCGCCCGGCGCAAGAAGACCCGTCCAATCGTGCGTTTCGACCTCGACGCAACGTAG
- a CDS encoding DHH family phosphoesterase, which produces MDKCIICGADANGPICDVHQEDVVFEFTGNRPGQLKPGRFYKGSVDGFAEFGVFIDIGDHVTGLLHKSELDRRLDSLDWDTDDAVYVQVKKVHNNGNIDLAWSIRQADNEFRGKLIQTPSGDELPENSPKKEKRAVVRQTLSDKQKAKQEKDEARRKQKQAEQQTERQSEQQADQQTETETERETPDETPATPAESDEDDGVTYERVEIGTLSDHVGQKARLEGTVTGVRQTSGPTVFTVRDETGTVDAAAFVEAGVRAYPEVEVGDIVGLNGEVEMRRDELQVETEDLDILEGGERDAVEGRLKNALDARARPEAAEPLAEDEIVSALSEEIRDVATAIRRAVIEGRPVIVRHSATVDGYLTGAAIERATLPLIREEHAREDAVYHYFDRRPLQDGVYGMDDATGDVTNMLSNRDRHDEQFPLFVLAAAGSTKESLDGLELLDIYGAPKVVIDAAVADEEIAAVVDTIVNPNLADESFDANVTSTVLGANVAANVNNGVRDDLAHLPAVSFWENAPAQYVDLAAEAGYDEAATRELREAIALEAYYQSYEDKREVITDLLFGEVGGLASHIAQQFRTKLDDELETAEANLDYVDEGGVNFAVLDTDAYTNRFDFPPTELLLDEVHRRNREGEPFVTIGLADDEIHIRSTTAVDVREIAEAARLRVPNAGVTPRSAHDGKLEFLVGERDAVLDAVIATVAEKLA; this is translated from the coding sequence ATGGATAAGTGTATCATCTGTGGGGCCGATGCTAACGGCCCAATTTGCGACGTCCACCAGGAGGACGTCGTCTTCGAGTTCACTGGTAACCGACCCGGACAACTGAAACCCGGCCGCTTCTACAAAGGCTCGGTCGACGGCTTCGCCGAGTTCGGTGTGTTCATCGACATCGGCGACCACGTCACTGGTCTGCTGCACAAGAGCGAACTGGACCGGCGCCTCGACTCCCTCGACTGGGACACCGACGACGCCGTCTACGTGCAGGTCAAGAAGGTTCACAACAACGGCAACATCGACCTCGCGTGGTCCATCCGGCAGGCGGACAACGAGTTCCGCGGCAAACTCATTCAGACGCCAAGCGGCGACGAACTCCCCGAGAACTCGCCGAAGAAAGAAAAGCGCGCCGTCGTCCGACAGACGCTTTCTGACAAGCAGAAAGCCAAACAGGAAAAGGACGAGGCACGCCGCAAGCAAAAGCAGGCAGAACAGCAAACGGAACGACAGTCTGAACAGCAAGCAGACCAGCAAACCGAAACCGAGACCGAGCGCGAAACGCCAGACGAGACGCCCGCGACGCCGGCAGAATCCGACGAAGACGACGGCGTCACCTACGAGCGCGTCGAAATCGGCACCCTCTCTGACCACGTCGGCCAGAAAGCCCGCCTCGAAGGCACCGTGACCGGTGTCCGACAGACGAGCGGCCCGACCGTGTTCACCGTCCGCGACGAGACTGGCACCGTCGATGCGGCCGCGTTCGTTGAAGCAGGCGTCCGCGCCTACCCCGAAGTCGAAGTCGGCGACATCGTCGGCCTGAACGGAGAAGTCGAGATGCGCCGCGACGAACTCCAGGTCGAAACCGAAGACCTCGACATCCTCGAAGGTGGCGAGCGCGACGCCGTCGAAGGCCGACTCAAGAACGCTCTCGACGCCCGTGCCCGTCCCGAAGCGGCCGAACCGCTCGCAGAAGACGAAATCGTCTCCGCCCTCTCCGAAGAAATCCGAGACGTCGCGACGGCCATCCGCCGCGCAGTCATCGAGGGTCGCCCAGTCATCGTCCGCCACAGCGCGACGGTAGACGGCTACCTCACCGGGGCCGCAATCGAGCGTGCGACGCTGCCTCTCATCCGCGAGGAACACGCCCGCGAAGACGCGGTTTACCACTACTTCGACCGCCGCCCGCTCCAGGACGGCGTCTACGGCATGGACGACGCAACCGGCGACGTCACCAACATGCTCTCAAACCGCGACCGCCACGACGAGCAGTTCCCACTGTTCGTGCTCGCCGCCGCTGGCTCCACGAAGGAGTCCTTAGACGGCCTCGAACTGCTCGACATCTACGGCGCGCCGAAGGTCGTCATCGACGCGGCCGTCGCAGACGAGGAGATTGCAGCCGTGGTTGACACCATCGTCAACCCGAACCTCGCAGACGAGTCCTTCGACGCGAACGTCACGAGCACCGTTCTCGGCGCGAACGTCGCCGCGAACGTCAACAACGGCGTCCGCGACGATCTCGCACACCTTCCCGCGGTTAGCTTCTGGGAGAACGCCCCGGCACAGTACGTCGACCTCGCCGCCGAGGCTGGCTACGACGAAGCAGCCACGCGCGAACTCCGTGAAGCAATCGCGCTCGAAGCCTACTACCAGTCCTACGAGGACAAACGCGAGGTCATCACCGACCTCCTGTTCGGCGAAGTCGGCGGCCTCGCGAGCCACATCGCCCAGCAGTTCCGCACGAAACTCGACGACGAACTCGAAACCGCAGAGGCCAACTTAGATTACGTGGACGAAGGCGGCGTCAACTTCGCCGTCCTCGACACCGACGCTTACACGAACCGGTTCGACTTCCCGCCGACGGAACTCCTCTTAGACGAGGTCCACCGTCGCAACCGCGAGGGCGAACCGTTCGTGACCATCGGCCTCGCAGACGACGAGATTCACATCCGCTCGACCACGGCTGTTGACGTCCGCGAAATCGCCGAAGCCGCCCGCCTCCGCGTCCCGAACGCGGGTGTCACGCCGCGCAGCGCACACGACGGAAAACTCGAATTCCTCGTCGGCGAACGCGACGCCGTTCTCGACGCCGTCATCGCGACGGTTGCAGAAAAGCTCGCGTAA